In one window of Temnothorax longispinosus isolate EJ_2023e chromosome 11, Tlon_JGU_v1, whole genome shotgun sequence DNA:
- the LOC139821883 gene encoding uncharacterized protein isoform X1, translating to MFSSSVQHSSSGTMEEDLQDVKLFGLVSFLDGNGSLESIYIIPKPWIWICSEESDNDLYCHYMDNTKDEKAMAKFRNKIEFCEPFEESWPLHRIEIRGSADSYAEAKIKLEQLNKASSAYSTNKLVSAKRKGVSAKQKAEKDTKKLKSTNIKYDLKTITEELEKAKTDFNDFLTISNEDTVDEEEVDTSSLRKSYSDSDNSNLKERESPIPRIRSKYEEKSPIRQIQNIISIEDSSSDENDSNRKQCVKEVRSKNKEEKETKTTNLMSNTEMSQILCSQSSNKNLLAENWKKNFKGQSFREFKSKKSLLAISFNENIVEKSNVYDCFNVLSESNQNRTPSKIINKEKDDMLLNRLKKVNKKAPADENNNLSMKENVDNDLINEKSNQNRTPSKIINKEKDDMLLNRLKKVNKKAPADENNNLSMKENVDNDLINEKSNHNRTPSKIINKEKDDMLLNRLKKVNKKAPADENNNLSMKENVDNDLINEKCMKTLMIKIHRSLSTQISRVKGEVIEIKNILDNSQLPGQNAAGQLESDAEDDEFKFPLTTYDVFTDFDEKLKTDQAYRRKIRKRIRSQINVKQDTSKNLGEIVRFFMIRLVALKFTAVKKMKDKELFKDTYLYKVLEGLFLSAHKESINSKQFQQLMGKVLNNAKDWDGFRFVRQQETIKNNNILAKKENKNKDEPKGKPKNNQGKDESDEANETE from the exons atgttttcttccAGTGTTCAACATAGTTCATCAG gAACAATGGAAGAAGACCTACAAGACGTCAAGTTGTTTGGCTTAGTTTCTTTCTTGGATGGCAATGGTTCATtagaaagtatatatataattccgaAACCATGGATTTGGATATGTTCAGAAGAATCTGACAACGACCTTTATTGTCATTACATGGACAATACAAAAGATGAAAAAGCTATGGCTAAATTCAGAAATAAGATCGAATTCTGTGAGCCATTTGAAGAATCTTGGCCTCTTCATCGCATAGAAATAAGAGGCTCAGCAG ATTCTTACGCAGAAGCTAAAATCAAATTGGAACAACTTAATAAAGCTTCCTCTGCTTACTCAACAAATAAACTGGTGAGTGCAAAACGAAAAGGGGTGAGTGCTAAACAAAAAGCAGAGAAAgacacaaaaaaattgaagtcgACAAATATCAAATATGATCTCAAGACAATTACCGAAGAGTTGGAAAAAGCGAAAACTGATTTCAATGATTtcctaacaataagtaatgaGGATACTGTGGATGAAGAAGAAG ttgaTACGTCATCGTTACGAAAATCTTACAGTGATTCAGATAATTCaaatttgaaagaaagagaatcgCCCATCCCAAGAATCCGAAGCAAATACGAAGAAAAATCACCCATTCgacaaatacaaaatatcattTCAATAGAGGACAGTTCTTCAGATGAGAATGACAGTAACAGGAAACAATGTGTCAAAGAAGTGAGGTCaaaaaacaaagaagaaaaagaaacaaaaactACGAATTTGATGTCAAACACGGAAATGAGTCAGATTCTATGCTCTCAGTCCTcgaataagaatttattagcCGAGAAttggaagaaaaattttaaaggacAGAGTTTTCGTGagtttaaatctaaaaaatctcTTCTAGCAATATCCTTCAATGAGAACATAGTAGAGAAATCAAATGTCTATGATTGCTTCAATGTACTTTCAGAATCTAATCAGAATCGAACACCatcaaaaattatcaataaagaaaaagacgaTATGctattaaatagattaaaaaaagtaaacaaaaagGCTCCTGCTGATGAGAATAATAACTTGTCAATGAAAGAGAATGTGGACAATGATTTGATTAATGAaa AATCTAATCAGAATCGAACACCatcaaaaattatcaataaagaaaaagacgaTATGctattaaatagattaaaaaaagtaaacaaaaagGCTCCTGCTGATGAGAATAATAACTTGTCAATGAAAGAGAATGTGGACAATGATTTGATTAATGAaa AATCTAATCACAATCGAACACCatcaaaaattatcaataaagaaaaagacgaTATGctattaaatagattaaaaaaagtaaacaaaaagGCTCCTGCTGATGAGAATAATAACTTGTCAATGAAAGAGAATGTGGACAATGATTTGATTAATGAaa AGTGTATGAAAACTCtgatgataaaaattcatcGAAGCTTATCAACGCAAATTTCTCGGGTCAAAGGGGaagttattgaaataaaaaatatattggacAATTCACAGCTGCCAGGACAAAATGCTGCTGGACAATTGGAATCAGACGCAGAAGATGACGAATTTAAATTTCCCCTTACCACATACGACGTTTTTACAGATTTTGATGAGAAACTCAAAACTGATCAGGCCTACAGgagaaaaatt agaaaaagaataaggTCTCAAATTAATGTCAAACAGGatacttcaaaaaatttagGTGAAATCGTAAGGTTTTTCATGATTAGATTAGTTGCTCTGAAATTTACAGCTGTTAAAAAGATGAAGGACAAAGAACTATTCAAGGATACGTATCTTTATAAGGTGCTAGAAG GACTATTTTTAAGTGCTCATAAAGAATCTATTAACTCAAAACAATTTCAACAACTCATGGGCAAAGTTTTGAATAATGCAAAAGACTGGGACGGATTTCGCTTTGTACGGCAACAAGAGAcgatcaaaaataataatatattagccaaaaaggaaaataagaataaagacGAGCCGAAGGGAAAGCCAAAGAATAACCAAGGTAAAGATGAGAGTGATGAAGCAAACGAGACCGAATAA
- the LOC139821883 gene encoding uncharacterized protein isoform X2 has translation MFSSSVQHSSSGTMEEDLQDVKLFGLVSFLDGNGSLESIYIIPKPWIWICSEESDNDLYCHYMDNTKDEKAMAKFRNKIEFCEPFEESWPLHRIEIRGSADSYAEAKIKLEQLNKASSAYSTNKLVSAKRKGVSAKQKAEKDTKKLKSTNIKYDLKTITEELEKAKTDFNDFLTISNEDTVDEEEVDTSSLRKSYSDSDNSNLKERESPIPRIRSKYEEKSPIRQIQNIISIEDSSSDENDSNRKQCVKEVRSKNKEEKETKTTNLMSNTEMSQILCSQSSNKNLLAENWKKNFKGQSFQSNQNRTPSKIINKEKDDMLLNRLKKVNKKAPADENNNLSMKENVDNDLINEKSNQNRTPSKIINKEKDDMLLNRLKKVNKKAPADENNNLSMKENVDNDLINEKSNHNRTPSKIINKEKDDMLLNRLKKVNKKAPADENNNLSMKENVDNDLINEKCMKTLMIKIHRSLSTQISRVKGEVIEIKNILDNSQLPGQNAAGQLESDAEDDEFKFPLTTYDVFTDFDEKLKTDQAYRRKIRKRIRSQINVKQDTSKNLGEIVRFFMIRLVALKFTAVKKMKDKELFKDTYLYKVLEGLFLSAHKESINSKQFQQLMGKVLNNAKDWDGFRFVRQQETIKNNNILAKKENKNKDEPKGKPKNNQGKDESDEANETE, from the exons atgttttcttccAGTGTTCAACATAGTTCATCAG gAACAATGGAAGAAGACCTACAAGACGTCAAGTTGTTTGGCTTAGTTTCTTTCTTGGATGGCAATGGTTCATtagaaagtatatatataattccgaAACCATGGATTTGGATATGTTCAGAAGAATCTGACAACGACCTTTATTGTCATTACATGGACAATACAAAAGATGAAAAAGCTATGGCTAAATTCAGAAATAAGATCGAATTCTGTGAGCCATTTGAAGAATCTTGGCCTCTTCATCGCATAGAAATAAGAGGCTCAGCAG ATTCTTACGCAGAAGCTAAAATCAAATTGGAACAACTTAATAAAGCTTCCTCTGCTTACTCAACAAATAAACTGGTGAGTGCAAAACGAAAAGGGGTGAGTGCTAAACAAAAAGCAGAGAAAgacacaaaaaaattgaagtcgACAAATATCAAATATGATCTCAAGACAATTACCGAAGAGTTGGAAAAAGCGAAAACTGATTTCAATGATTtcctaacaataagtaatgaGGATACTGTGGATGAAGAAGAAG ttgaTACGTCATCGTTACGAAAATCTTACAGTGATTCAGATAATTCaaatttgaaagaaagagaatcgCCCATCCCAAGAATCCGAAGCAAATACGAAGAAAAATCACCCATTCgacaaatacaaaatatcattTCAATAGAGGACAGTTCTTCAGATGAGAATGACAGTAACAGGAAACAATGTGTCAAAGAAGTGAGGTCaaaaaacaaagaagaaaaagaaacaaaaactACGAATTTGATGTCAAACACGGAAATGAGTCAGATTCTATGCTCTCAGTCCTcgaataagaatttattagcCGAGAAttggaagaaaaattttaaaggacAGAGTTTTC AATCTAATCAGAATCGAACACCatcaaaaattatcaataaagaaaaagacgaTATGctattaaatagattaaaaaaagtaaacaaaaagGCTCCTGCTGATGAGAATAATAACTTGTCAATGAAAGAGAATGTGGACAATGATTTGATTAATGAaa AATCTAATCAGAATCGAACACCatcaaaaattatcaataaagaaaaagacgaTATGctattaaatagattaaaaaaagtaaacaaaaagGCTCCTGCTGATGAGAATAATAACTTGTCAATGAAAGAGAATGTGGACAATGATTTGATTAATGAaa AATCTAATCACAATCGAACACCatcaaaaattatcaataaagaaaaagacgaTATGctattaaatagattaaaaaaagtaaacaaaaagGCTCCTGCTGATGAGAATAATAACTTGTCAATGAAAGAGAATGTGGACAATGATTTGATTAATGAaa AGTGTATGAAAACTCtgatgataaaaattcatcGAAGCTTATCAACGCAAATTTCTCGGGTCAAAGGGGaagttattgaaataaaaaatatattggacAATTCACAGCTGCCAGGACAAAATGCTGCTGGACAATTGGAATCAGACGCAGAAGATGACGAATTTAAATTTCCCCTTACCACATACGACGTTTTTACAGATTTTGATGAGAAACTCAAAACTGATCAGGCCTACAGgagaaaaatt agaaaaagaataaggTCTCAAATTAATGTCAAACAGGatacttcaaaaaatttagGTGAAATCGTAAGGTTTTTCATGATTAGATTAGTTGCTCTGAAATTTACAGCTGTTAAAAAGATGAAGGACAAAGAACTATTCAAGGATACGTATCTTTATAAGGTGCTAGAAG GACTATTTTTAAGTGCTCATAAAGAATCTATTAACTCAAAACAATTTCAACAACTCATGGGCAAAGTTTTGAATAATGCAAAAGACTGGGACGGATTTCGCTTTGTACGGCAACAAGAGAcgatcaaaaataataatatattagccaaaaaggaaaataagaataaagacGAGCCGAAGGGAAAGCCAAAGAATAACCAAGGTAAAGATGAGAGTGATGAAGCAAACGAGACCGAATAA